The following coding sequences lie in one Pseudarthrobacter phenanthrenivorans Sphe3 genomic window:
- a CDS encoding ABC transporter ATP-binding protein, whose product MADISIKGLKKTYPGSTELATNNVSLDVAEGEFMVLLGPSGCGKTTLLRMVAGLDFPDEGSISIGGRDVTYLPPQDRNLSMVFQSYAVFPHRKVRTNIGFGLVMKKLPRDEIERKVAWAADLLQLTPYLDRYPAQLSGGQRQRVAVARAIVMDADVLLMDEPLSNLDALLRLDFRAELKKIVQQLGSTTLYVTHDQVEAMSLSDRVAVMKKGQIAQLGHPITVYEEPADRFVGGFIGSPPMNFLEGRVTQQGALEVAGQSTEAPEFLAHAARTGGLPVMVGIRAENIYLEQRGTPGTLDATVEVVEPLGHATLLTVDLGGQIIKVQVASTVRFSSGEKVGLRFDQSAIRFFDTETQLGLTA is encoded by the coding sequence ATGGCTGACATCTCGATCAAGGGTCTCAAAAAGACCTACCCGGGCAGTACCGAGCTGGCCACCAACAATGTTTCCCTTGATGTTGCCGAGGGCGAGTTCATGGTGCTCCTGGGGCCTTCGGGCTGCGGAAAAACCACCCTGCTGAGAATGGTGGCGGGACTGGACTTCCCGGACGAGGGAAGCATCTCCATTGGCGGCAGGGACGTGACCTACCTGCCGCCGCAGGACCGGAACCTCTCCATGGTGTTCCAGTCCTACGCCGTCTTCCCGCACCGGAAAGTCCGCACCAATATCGGCTTTGGCCTGGTGATGAAGAAGCTCCCGCGGGACGAGATCGAGCGGAAGGTCGCTTGGGCTGCGGACCTGCTGCAGCTGACCCCCTACCTTGACCGCTACCCGGCCCAGCTTTCCGGCGGGCAGCGGCAGCGCGTCGCCGTCGCCCGGGCCATCGTCATGGACGCTGACGTGCTGCTCATGGACGAGCCGCTGTCCAACCTCGATGCCCTCCTGCGCCTCGACTTCCGCGCCGAGCTGAAAAAGATCGTCCAGCAGCTGGGCTCCACCACCCTCTACGTCACCCACGACCAGGTGGAGGCCATGAGCCTCTCGGACCGGGTTGCCGTGATGAAGAAGGGGCAGATCGCCCAGTTGGGCCACCCCATCACCGTTTACGAAGAGCCGGCGGACCGGTTCGTGGGAGGGTTCATCGGCTCACCGCCCATGAACTTCCTGGAAGGCCGGGTCACACAGCAGGGTGCCCTGGAAGTCGCCGGGCAAAGCACGGAGGCCCCGGAGTTTCTGGCGCATGCGGCGCGGACCGGCGGCCTCCCCGTGATGGTCGGCATCCGGGCCGAGAACATCTACCTGGAGCAGAGGGGAACCCCGGGGACGCTGGACGCCACGGTGGAGGTGGTGGAGCCGCTCGGCCACGCCACCCTGCTGACCGTGGACCTGGGCGGGCAGATCATCAAGGTGCAGGTTGCTTCCACCGTGCGTTTCTCTTCAGGCGAGAAGGTTGGCCTGAGGTTCGACCAGTCCGCAATCCGATTCTTCGACACCGAGACGCAGCTTGGGCTGACGGCATGA
- a CDS encoding DMT family transporter, with protein MFERSVPWLVLLASAVLEAVWATALGLSDGLTRPFPTLVFAVTASLSMLGLGMAIRHIPLGTAYAVWVGVGAALTVGWAMATGVEPFSVLKVFFIAGIVGCAAGLKALPQDR; from the coding sequence ATGTTCGAGCGTTCCGTTCCCTGGCTGGTCCTGCTGGCCTCGGCAGTCCTGGAAGCAGTCTGGGCCACGGCCCTGGGCTTGTCCGACGGCTTGACCAGGCCCTTCCCCACCCTTGTTTTCGCCGTCACGGCATCGCTGAGCATGCTGGGCCTGGGCATGGCCATCCGGCACATCCCGCTGGGCACGGCCTACGCCGTCTGGGTAGGTGTTGGCGCCGCGCTGACCGTTGGCTGGGCAATGGCCACGGGCGTGGAACCCTTCAGCGTGCTCAAGGTGTTTTTCATTGCGGGGATCGTTGGCTGCGCTGCCGGCCTGAAGGCCTTGCCGCAGGACCGGTAG
- the ggh gene encoding glucosylglycerate hydrolase yields MSGAPGEAAYPIRDLGELGQRARDVLAANDLGTMVTAAPNLYPHMWSWDAAFVAAGLSTMSVARALQELDYLLAAQWNSGMIPHIVFSDVPGYFPDVERWGTRGASPEGVQSSGICQPPVHATLLRRIVERATAAGGEDGRLAEEFARRTLPRWIDWHAWLRNTRGGDGSGLLTIYHGWESGMDNSPRFDGPYSRVRPGEMEPFVRTDTLKVTDHSQRPSDEEYSRYLWLVQQMADVGFDDARLPKVMAFQVKDVFMSAIFAAANEDLAVLAEQFGHSEEAPQLRQWSQEFRQGVDATVDQGTGLARDRDVLTGEWIGLPTIAGFAPLISTGSQPLLDRQLGIFEGPDWTGDPRLAFPLPASTSTTYEGLKPRQYWRGPVWPVMNWFLAHCLRRRGDEERYRQLREASLAQLMEGHFGEYYEPFTGEPLGSMDQSWTAAVALEWLADPESS; encoded by the coding sequence ATGAGCGGGGCGCCCGGGGAGGCCGCATATCCCATCCGGGACCTCGGCGAGCTCGGCCAGCGGGCCAGGGATGTGCTGGCAGCCAACGACCTCGGCACGATGGTTACGGCGGCCCCGAACCTCTATCCGCACATGTGGAGCTGGGACGCCGCCTTCGTCGCCGCCGGGCTGTCAACCATGAGCGTGGCACGGGCGCTCCAGGAACTGGACTACCTGCTGGCCGCCCAGTGGAACAGCGGCATGATCCCGCACATCGTGTTCTCCGATGTCCCCGGCTACTTCCCGGACGTGGAGCGTTGGGGCACGCGCGGTGCCTCGCCGGAGGGCGTGCAGTCCAGCGGCATCTGCCAGCCGCCGGTACACGCCACGCTGCTGCGCCGCATTGTGGAAAGGGCGACGGCGGCCGGCGGCGAGGATGGCAGGCTCGCCGAGGAGTTTGCGCGCCGCACACTGCCCCGGTGGATCGATTGGCATGCCTGGCTCCGCAATACCCGCGGCGGTGATGGCTCTGGCCTGCTCACGATCTACCACGGATGGGAATCGGGAATGGACAACTCGCCCCGCTTCGACGGGCCGTACTCCAGGGTCCGTCCGGGGGAGATGGAGCCGTTCGTCCGCACAGACACCCTCAAGGTCACCGACCACAGCCAGCGGCCCAGCGACGAGGAGTACAGCCGCTACCTGTGGCTGGTGCAACAGATGGCCGATGTGGGTTTTGACGATGCCCGGCTGCCCAAGGTGATGGCCTTCCAGGTCAAGGACGTCTTTATGTCGGCGATTTTTGCCGCCGCCAACGAGGACCTCGCCGTGTTGGCCGAACAGTTCGGGCATTCGGAGGAGGCTCCGCAGCTGCGGCAGTGGTCCCAGGAATTCCGTCAGGGGGTCGACGCGACGGTGGATCAGGGAACCGGGCTGGCGCGGGACCGTGACGTCCTGACGGGAGAATGGATCGGCCTGCCCACGATTGCCGGGTTTGCGCCCCTCATCTCCACCGGGAGCCAGCCCCTCCTGGACAGGCAGCTCGGCATTTTCGAGGGTCCTGACTGGACAGGTGATCCGCGCCTGGCTTTTCCCCTTCCCGCCTCCACCTCCACCACCTATGAGGGCCTGAAACCGCGGCAGTACTGGCGGGGACCGGTGTGGCCGGTGATGAACTGGTTCCTGGCCCACTGCCTGCGGAGGCGCGGCGACGAAGAGCGCTACCGCCAGTTGCGGGAAGCCTCCCTGGCACAGCTGATGGAGGGCCACTTCGGGGAATACTACGAGCCGTTCACCGGCGAGCCGCTGGGCAGTATGGATCAGTCGTGGACTGCGGCGGTGGCGCTGGAATGGCTTGCCGATCCTGAGAGCAGCTGA
- a CDS encoding carbohydrate ABC transporter permease, producing the protein MAAPDAPAAARPKTRPAGPRGRPPRRKSTSTAMLLIAPSIIFMTLLFGWPMVSGILQAFGGPEGLTTSNFSRMVQDPYFWSSVGNTLLLIVVMIPIQFVLALAMALLIRAKPKGSSAYFYIWAIPLAVSDLAAGLVWLTVFTDRGYLNSLLASFGLEPVSWLAYDNYASMFMAVLIAEVWRATSLVFVIVVAGLQSIPKDYEEAASVFGAGFWDRLFHVTLPLLRPSLQTALILRTILAFQTFAVALALTGQNFPLVVGETYRWYTGLQDANVASALALVVMAVSMITAVGYLKLLKDQSEAPR; encoded by the coding sequence ATGGCTGCCCCCGACGCCCCCGCTGCCGCCAGGCCCAAAACCCGGCCGGCCGGTCCCCGCGGCCGTCCACCCCGGAGGAAAAGCACCTCGACAGCCATGCTGCTGATCGCCCCGTCCATCATCTTCATGACGCTGCTCTTCGGCTGGCCCATGGTCAGCGGCATCCTGCAGGCGTTCGGCGGCCCTGAAGGGCTGACGACGTCGAACTTCTCCCGGATGGTGCAGGACCCGTACTTCTGGTCCTCCGTGGGCAACACCCTCCTGCTCATCGTGGTGATGATTCCCATCCAGTTCGTCCTGGCGCTCGCCATGGCCCTGCTGATCCGGGCCAAACCGAAAGGGTCCTCGGCCTACTTCTACATCTGGGCCATCCCGCTCGCGGTCAGCGACCTCGCGGCCGGCCTGGTCTGGCTGACGGTCTTCACGGACCGGGGGTACCTCAACTCCCTCCTGGCCTCTTTCGGGCTTGAACCCGTTTCCTGGCTGGCCTACGACAACTACGCCTCGATGTTCATGGCCGTGCTGATCGCGGAGGTCTGGCGTGCCACATCGCTCGTCTTCGTGATCGTGGTGGCAGGGCTGCAGTCCATTCCCAAGGATTATGAGGAAGCCGCCAGCGTCTTCGGCGCCGGGTTCTGGGACCGGCTCTTCCACGTCACCCTGCCGCTGCTGCGTCCCAGCCTCCAGACGGCACTCATCCTGCGCACCATCCTCGCCTTCCAGACCTTCGCCGTGGCGCTGGCTCTCACAGGCCAGAACTTCCCGCTGGTGGTTGGCGAGACGTACCGCTGGTACACCGGGCTGCAGGACGCGAACGTCGCCTCCGCCCTTGCCCTGGTGGTCATGGCGGTCTCCATGATCACGGCCGTGGGCTACCTCAAGCTCCTGAAAGACCAGTCGGAGGCCCCGCGATGA
- a CDS encoding carbohydrate ABC transporter permease has protein sequence MSHATTNKTTAPDTRPQPEVDRRPLARQRRNRVLLQVGCILITLFMALPIYLIALSATSSRAALQEFPLSFIPDNFSLETMETFLQSTGILGGLINSVQVGIFTLVLSLIIGVPAGYAVARFAFPGRDPYQLFLLFTRALPIVVLSVPLAQLFLQTGLYDSVLAVVLLHTALALPTTILITSSVFLGVPRDVEEAARIFGCSPLQAFLKVVMPMAIPGIAAASIFTFVMSWNEVLGASILTLNQRTLPAQVLSSLAESPLAYRFAGGFLLVIPALIFIFFMRRYLTNMWGSTIR, from the coding sequence ATGAGCCACGCCACAACCAACAAGACGACGGCTCCGGACACCCGTCCGCAACCGGAGGTGGACCGCCGGCCGCTCGCCCGGCAGCGCCGCAACCGGGTACTGCTCCAAGTAGGGTGCATCCTCATCACGCTCTTCATGGCCCTCCCTATCTACCTGATTGCGCTCTCGGCCACGTCCAGCAGGGCAGCCCTGCAGGAATTCCCGTTGAGCTTCATCCCGGACAACTTCTCCCTCGAAACCATGGAGACGTTCCTGCAGTCCACCGGCATCCTGGGCGGGCTCATCAACTCGGTCCAGGTGGGCATCTTCACCCTTGTGCTGTCCCTGATCATCGGCGTGCCCGCCGGGTACGCCGTGGCCCGGTTCGCCTTCCCCGGCAGGGATCCGTACCAGCTCTTCCTGCTCTTCACCCGTGCCCTGCCCATCGTGGTGCTGTCGGTGCCGCTGGCCCAGCTCTTCCTGCAGACCGGGCTGTACGACAGTGTCCTCGCCGTCGTCCTGCTCCATACTGCACTGGCGCTGCCCACCACCATCCTGATCACGTCCTCGGTGTTCCTGGGCGTACCCCGGGACGTGGAGGAAGCGGCCCGGATTTTCGGCTGCAGCCCGCTGCAGGCCTTCCTCAAGGTGGTCATGCCCATGGCCATCCCGGGCATCGCGGCGGCGTCGATTTTCACCTTCGTCATGTCCTGGAACGAAGTCCTGGGCGCGTCCATCCTGACGCTGAACCAGCGCACCCTCCCGGCCCAGGTCCTGAGCTCCCTCGCCGAATCACCGCTGGCCTATCGGTTCGCCGGCGGCTTCCTGCTGGTGATCCCGGCACTGATCTTCATCTTCTTCATGCGCCGCTACCTCACCAACATGTGGGGCTCCACCATCCGCTGA
- a CDS encoding LacI family DNA-binding transcriptional regulator: MSTTGSRTPPAAAERPKLEDLARKVGVSIATVSRVVNGRKGVSREIRQAVLAAMDDLGYERPDRSRGDVRGQVGVIVPDLTNPIFPAIAQAVVSLLSQEDFIPVICALPGGGRSEDEYIEMLVAQGAAGIIFICTAHADGQASLERYHRLRGRGIPYVLVNGPRAELGAASVANDDAAAISTAVQHLASLGHRKVGLAIGPHRFVPSRQKLAGFRAALAEFLDTDDPAPHIATSMFTVEGGQSAANELLDSGHTAIVCASDVMALGAIRAARARGLRVPEDVSIVGFDDSTLMALTDPPLTTLRQPAAAIAHAAVHALAADIAGEQSTHSPVVLASDLVLRGSTGPAARPSGRQRSQRSPQ; the protein is encoded by the coding sequence ATGAGCACGACCGGGAGCCGGACCCCACCCGCCGCAGCCGAACGGCCAAAACTGGAAGACCTTGCACGGAAGGTCGGCGTCAGCATCGCCACCGTGTCCCGGGTGGTCAACGGCCGGAAGGGAGTTTCACGGGAAATCCGCCAGGCAGTCCTGGCGGCCATGGACGATCTCGGCTATGAACGGCCCGACCGGTCCCGGGGCGATGTCAGGGGCCAGGTGGGCGTTATTGTCCCGGACCTGACCAATCCCATCTTCCCCGCCATCGCCCAGGCCGTGGTTTCCCTGCTCTCGCAGGAAGACTTCATTCCCGTCATCTGCGCGCTGCCCGGGGGAGGGCGGTCGGAGGACGAATACATCGAGATGCTCGTGGCGCAGGGAGCGGCCGGCATCATCTTCATCTGCACGGCGCACGCGGACGGCCAGGCCAGCCTGGAGCGCTACCACCGGCTTCGCGGCCGCGGCATTCCGTATGTGCTGGTCAACGGCCCCCGGGCGGAACTCGGCGCGGCGTCGGTCGCCAACGACGACGCAGCGGCCATCAGCACCGCTGTCCAGCACCTTGCCAGCCTGGGCCACCGGAAAGTAGGGCTGGCCATCGGCCCGCACCGCTTCGTCCCCAGCCGGCAGAAGCTGGCCGGCTTCCGTGCAGCGCTCGCCGAATTCCTGGACACTGACGATCCTGCGCCCCACATCGCCACGAGCATGTTCACCGTGGAAGGCGGCCAAAGCGCGGCCAATGAGCTCCTGGACTCGGGCCACACTGCGATCGTGTGTGCCTCCGACGTCATGGCCCTGGGCGCCATCCGCGCGGCACGGGCAAGGGGGCTGCGAGTGCCGGAAGACGTGTCGATCGTGGGCTTTGACGATTCGACGCTGATGGCCCTTACCGACCCGCCGCTGACAACGCTGCGGCAGCCGGCTGCGGCGATTGCCCATGCTGCCGTCCATGCTCTTGCAGCCGACATCGCCGGTGAACAATCCACCCACTCGCCGGTGGTGCTCGCTTCCGATCTGGTGCTGCGGGGTTCTACCGGTCCTGCGGCAAGGCCTTCAGGCCGGCAGCGCAGCCAACGATCCCCGCAATGA
- a CDS encoding ABC transporter substrate-binding protein codes for MSDLAHFDVSRRALLKGGLVALATGPLLAACGVNTSGSGGEGSVNFLSTQFSPVEERQKYEATLKKYAGDIQVAYNPVDTGVFNTTLKSQLAAGKVEVGIAGGLHSDLIPFATQFEDLTSLTNDLSSAGFSDDLLELAKLGTDAPRYIPWIQATYVVAVNKKALDWLPSGADVNKLTYEQYLAWAQAAKTANGRPVFGIPAGPKGLHHRFYQGFLLPSFTGGQITTFRNADAVTAWTYMRDLWANTNPASANYDFMQEPLGNGEVLVAWDHVARLINAVQDKPDDWLMVPAPSGPKGKGYLLVVGGMAVPQGSPEKDKAFELIKALSKPEAQIETLKSNAFFPVVKTDIGGDLPGGIALEAKAVKAQQEAEDAILALPPVGLGDKDPQVSQLFKNCFQEICLNNADVKATLDRQGAELASIMETLNVPCWAPDPDAEQCRVA; via the coding sequence ATGTCCGATCTTGCTCACTTTGACGTCAGCCGACGGGCCCTGCTGAAGGGAGGCCTGGTGGCTCTGGCAACCGGACCACTCCTCGCGGCCTGCGGCGTGAATACCAGCGGAAGCGGAGGCGAGGGCTCGGTCAACTTCCTGTCCACCCAGTTCTCCCCGGTTGAAGAGCGGCAGAAGTACGAAGCGACGCTGAAAAAGTACGCCGGAGATATCCAGGTGGCCTACAACCCGGTTGACACCGGCGTCTTCAATACCACCCTGAAGTCCCAGCTCGCGGCGGGGAAGGTGGAGGTAGGGATCGCGGGAGGCCTCCACAGCGACCTCATCCCCTTCGCCACGCAGTTCGAGGACCTCACGTCACTGACCAATGACCTTTCCTCCGCCGGATTCTCGGATGACCTGCTGGAGCTGGCCAAACTTGGCACGGACGCCCCCCGCTATATCCCATGGATCCAGGCCACCTACGTGGTGGCAGTCAACAAGAAAGCCCTTGACTGGCTTCCCTCAGGGGCTGACGTCAACAAGCTCACCTACGAGCAGTACCTGGCGTGGGCGCAGGCTGCCAAAACGGCAAACGGGCGCCCCGTCTTCGGCATTCCCGCCGGTCCGAAGGGCCTCCATCACCGCTTCTACCAGGGCTTCCTCCTGCCCAGCTTCACAGGCGGGCAAATCACGACGTTCCGCAACGCGGACGCCGTAACCGCCTGGACCTACATGCGCGATCTTTGGGCCAACACGAACCCCGCCTCCGCCAACTACGACTTCATGCAGGAGCCCCTGGGCAACGGCGAAGTCCTGGTGGCCTGGGACCACGTGGCCCGCCTCATCAATGCTGTGCAGGACAAGCCTGATGACTGGCTGATGGTGCCGGCGCCGTCCGGTCCCAAGGGCAAGGGCTACCTGCTGGTGGTTGGCGGTATGGCCGTACCGCAGGGTTCTCCGGAGAAGGACAAGGCATTTGAGCTGATCAAGGCGCTGTCAAAGCCCGAGGCCCAGATCGAGACGTTGAAATCCAATGCCTTCTTCCCCGTGGTAAAGACGGACATCGGCGGCGACCTGCCAGGCGGCATCGCCCTGGAGGCCAAAGCGGTCAAGGCCCAGCAGGAAGCCGAAGACGCTATCCTGGCGCTCCCGCCGGTGGGCCTTGGCGACAAGGACCCACAGGTTTCGCAGCTGTTCAAGAACTGCTTCCAGGAGATCTGCCTCAACAACGCCGATGTCAAGGCAACCCTGGACCGCCAGGGCGCGGAACTTGCCAGCATCATGGAGACGCTCAATGTTCCGTGCTGGGCGCCGGACCCCGACGCTGAGCAGTGCAGGGTGGCCTGA
- a CDS encoding DMT family transporter yields the protein MSWLILILSGALEAVWAAALHRASQATGRRRIAPAALFLVSVAASTGGLAIAMQAIPTGTAYAVWVGVGVVLTSAYAIVTRVERPTAARLFLLSGIAVCVVGLKVVA from the coding sequence ATGTCGTGGCTGATCCTCATCCTTTCCGGCGCCCTTGAGGCGGTGTGGGCCGCAGCGCTGCATCGCGCGTCGCAGGCCACAGGCCGCCGGCGCATTGCCCCCGCCGCCCTGTTTTTGGTCTCCGTCGCTGCCAGCACCGGCGGCCTCGCCATCGCCATGCAGGCCATTCCCACGGGCACGGCCTACGCCGTCTGGGTGGGCGTGGGCGTGGTCCTCACGTCCGCGTACGCCATCGTCACCAGGGTGGAGCGTCCGACGGCGGCGCGGCTGTTCCTGTTGTCCGGCATCGCTGTGTGCGTGGTTGGCCTGAAGGTGGTGGCGTGA
- a CDS encoding ferritin — protein MTTSSFNALLSTQIGNEFTASQQYIAVATWFANQDLPQLARYFYRQSVEERNHAMMMVQYMLDRDIPFTIPGVPAVRNDFASVTEPLALALQQEKEVTRNIEDLFRAARGENDALGEQFMLWFLKEQVEEVASMTTLLNIAERADNLFDIENFIARETIGDGGRDSAAPEAAGGAL, from the coding sequence ATAACCACTTCCTCGTTCAATGCACTCCTGTCCACCCAGATCGGCAATGAGTTCACCGCCTCCCAGCAGTACATTGCCGTGGCCACCTGGTTCGCCAACCAGGACCTCCCCCAGCTGGCCAGGTACTTCTACCGGCAGTCCGTGGAGGAACGGAACCACGCCATGATGATGGTGCAGTACATGCTGGACCGGGACATTCCGTTCACGATTCCGGGCGTTCCGGCCGTCCGCAACGACTTCGCCTCCGTCACCGAGCCGCTGGCCCTGGCCCTGCAGCAGGAAAAGGAAGTTACCCGCAACATTGAGGACCTCTTCCGGGCAGCGCGCGGCGAGAACGATGCCTTGGGCGAGCAGTTCATGCTCTGGTTCCTGAAGGAGCAGGTGGAGGAGGTGGCGTCCATGACCACCCTGCTGAACATCGCGGAACGGGCGGACAACCTCTTCGACATCGAGAACTTCATCGCCCGGGAAACAATCGGCGACGGCGGCCGGGACAGCGCCGCCCCCGAAGCGGCGGGCGGCGCCCTCTAG
- a CDS encoding ROK family protein, giving the protein MTQQRTLVAGSGQPPVGLATSAGHLLQLLRLKPDGYSRAALLELTGMARSTLYERLDALFAAGLVYESTPLTSQRGRPPRPLRFDDRNKLVLGIEVGHTHAGIHIVSLGREILASRRVPIDITQPQENVVSKVIEHSLRLLDGKQPVGAGVGLPAPVDPLHKLGLERTVLAHWDLQRLQEVMEAKLDCPVLLENDARSMAVGEVRGPLESIVAVKVSTGVGSGIIVRGALVRGAHGAAGDIGHVRIPEAAGKRCRCGRDGCLAAVASGRALLADPRFAHYGTLRQLVDAYDEDPEVRAAVANAGRVLGRALSATVGTLNPGRVAVGGLVGVLPEFLAACRQQILDDAFEPSLVDLEIVPADSRTATAVGLCKLVEESLYAPERIEQLLAQRTG; this is encoded by the coding sequence ATGACCCAGCAAAGGACGCTCGTAGCGGGTTCCGGCCAGCCGCCCGTCGGGCTCGCCACCAGCGCCGGACACCTCCTGCAGCTCCTGCGCTTGAAACCGGACGGATACAGCCGGGCTGCCCTGCTTGAGCTCACCGGCATGGCGCGGTCAACCCTCTATGAGCGGCTCGATGCACTTTTCGCGGCAGGACTCGTCTATGAATCGACGCCGCTGACGTCCCAACGCGGCAGGCCGCCGCGCCCTCTGCGCTTCGATGACCGGAACAAGCTGGTCCTCGGCATCGAGGTGGGACACACGCACGCGGGAATCCACATCGTATCCCTGGGCCGCGAAATCCTGGCCTCCCGCAGGGTGCCGATTGACATCACCCAGCCCCAGGAGAACGTGGTCAGCAAAGTAATCGAGCACTCCCTCCGGCTGCTCGATGGCAAGCAACCGGTGGGCGCGGGTGTTGGACTGCCCGCGCCCGTGGACCCCCTCCACAAGCTGGGCCTGGAGCGTACCGTCCTCGCCCACTGGGACCTGCAACGCCTGCAGGAAGTGATGGAAGCCAAGCTCGATTGCCCCGTCCTGCTGGAAAATGATGCCCGTTCCATGGCAGTGGGCGAGGTTCGGGGCCCGCTCGAGTCGATCGTCGCGGTCAAAGTCAGCACCGGCGTCGGCTCCGGCATCATCGTCCGCGGCGCGCTTGTCCGCGGAGCCCATGGTGCTGCCGGAGACATAGGCCACGTGCGCATTCCCGAAGCCGCCGGCAAGCGCTGCCGGTGCGGCCGGGATGGTTGCTTGGCGGCCGTAGCGTCCGGCCGCGCATTGCTGGCTGATCCGAGGTTTGCCCACTACGGGACGCTGCGGCAGCTTGTTGACGCCTACGACGAGGACCCCGAAGTACGCGCCGCCGTCGCTAATGCCGGACGGGTCCTGGGTCGCGCGCTGTCGGCGACGGTGGGAACACTGAACCCTGGCCGGGTGGCGGTCGGAGGACTCGTGGGCGTGCTTCCGGAGTTCCTGGCCGCCTGCCGTCAGCAGATCCTTGACGACGCTTTCGAACCTTCCCTGGTGGACCTGGAAATTGTTCCGGCGGACAGCCGAACCGCCACCGCTGTTGGGTTGTGCAAGCTGGTGGAGGAGAGCCTCTACGCACCGGAGCGGATCGAACAGCTGCTGGCACAGCGGACCGGTTAA